A section of the Callospermophilus lateralis isolate mCalLat2 chromosome 16, mCalLat2.hap1, whole genome shotgun sequence genome encodes:
- the Ntaq1 gene encoding protein N-terminal glutamine amidohydrolase isoform X1, translating into MEGDVAAATLYQPASPPRDACVYSSCYCEENIWKLCEYIKNHNQYPLEECYAVFISNERKMIPIWKQQARPGNGPVIWDYHVVLLHVSSGGQSFIYDLDTVLPFPCPFDTYVEEAFKSDDDIHPQFRRKFRVIRADSYLKNFASDRSHMKDSSGNWREPPPPYPCIETGDSKMNLNDFISMDPEVGWGAVYTLSEFVHRFSSNC; encoded by the exons ATGGAGGGGGATGTCGCCGCCGCCACCCTCTACCAGCCAGCCAGCCCCCCGCGGGACGCCTGTGTCTACAGCAGCTGCTACTG tgaagaaaatatttggaaactcTGTGAATACATCAAAAACCACAACCAGTATCCTTTGGAAGAGTGTTATGCTGTCTTCATATCAAATGAGAGGAAGATG ATACCTATCTGGAAACAGCAGGCGAGACCTGGAAATGGACCCGTGATCTGG GATTACCATGTTGTTTTGCTTCATGTGTCAAGTGGAGGACAGAGCTTCATTTATGATCTCGATACTGTCTTGCCATTTCCCTGCCCCTTTGACACTTACGTAGAAGAGGCCTTTAAGTCTGACGATGACATTCATCCACAGTTTAGGAG GAAATTTAGAGTGATCCGTGCAGATTCCTACCTGAAAAACTTTGCTTCCGACCGATCTCACATGAAAGACTCCAGTGGGAACTGGAGAGAGCCTCCTCCACCCTACCCCTGCATTGAAACTGGAG ACTCCAAAATGAACTTGAATGATTTCATCAGCATGGATCCTGAAGTAGGATGGGGTGCTGTCTACACGCTGTCTGAATTTGTACATCGGTTTAGCAGTAACTGCTGA
- the Ntaq1 gene encoding protein N-terminal glutamine amidohydrolase isoform X2 has protein sequence MSPPPPSTSQPAPRGTPVSTAAATENIWKLCEYIKNHNQYPLEECYAVFISNERKMIPIWKQQARPGNGPVIWDYHVVLLHVSSGGQSFIYDLDTVLPFPCPFDTYVEEAFKSDDDIHPQFRRKFRVIRADSYLKNFASDRSHMKDSSGNWREPPPPYPCIETGDSKMNLNDFISMDPEVGWGAVYTLSEFVHRFSSNC, from the exons ATGTCGCCGCCGCCACCCTCTACCAGCCAGCCAGCCCCCCGCGGGACGCCTGTGTCTACAGCAGCTGCTACTG aaaatatttggaaactcTGTGAATACATCAAAAACCACAACCAGTATCCTTTGGAAGAGTGTTATGCTGTCTTCATATCAAATGAGAGGAAGATG ATACCTATCTGGAAACAGCAGGCGAGACCTGGAAATGGACCCGTGATCTGG GATTACCATGTTGTTTTGCTTCATGTGTCAAGTGGAGGACAGAGCTTCATTTATGATCTCGATACTGTCTTGCCATTTCCCTGCCCCTTTGACACTTACGTAGAAGAGGCCTTTAAGTCTGACGATGACATTCATCCACAGTTTAGGAG GAAATTTAGAGTGATCCGTGCAGATTCCTACCTGAAAAACTTTGCTTCCGACCGATCTCACATGAAAGACTCCAGTGGGAACTGGAGAGAGCCTCCTCCACCCTACCCCTGCATTGAAACTGGAG ACTCCAAAATGAACTTGAATGATTTCATCAGCATGGATCCTGAAGTAGGATGGGGTGCTGTCTACACGCTGTCTGAATTTGTACATCGGTTTAGCAGTAACTGCTGA